From the Streptomyces nigrescens genome, one window contains:
- a CDS encoding dihydrofolate reductase family protein has translation MSKLIVTAFVTLDGVMQAPGGPSEDVDAGFEHGGWQVPYVDDDFLELIQGVFERTDHLLLGRKTYDIFAAHWPRVTDQNDPIAVKLNAMPKYVASRTRNSLEWHNSHLLKGEAADSVAQLKEQLDGVIMTQGSSDLIRTLQQHDLVDEYRLLVNPLILGTGKRLFSEGAAPSAWTLTESRPTGVGVQYCTYERAGKPEYGSFMLDEQG, from the coding sequence ATGAGCAAGCTGATCGTCACCGCGTTCGTCACCCTGGACGGCGTCATGCAGGCCCCCGGCGGCCCGAGCGAGGACGTCGATGCGGGCTTCGAGCACGGCGGCTGGCAGGTCCCGTATGTCGACGACGACTTCCTGGAACTCATCCAGGGGGTCTTCGAGCGGACCGACCATCTCCTGCTCGGCCGGAAGACCTATGACATCTTCGCCGCCCATTGGCCCCGCGTCACCGACCAGAACGACCCGATCGCGGTGAAGCTCAATGCCATGCCCAAGTACGTCGCCTCGCGCACCCGGAACAGCCTGGAGTGGCACAACTCCCATCTCCTGAAGGGCGAGGCCGCAGACTCCGTCGCACAGCTCAAGGAGCAGCTCGACGGCGTGATCATGACACAGGGCAGCAGCGACCTCATCCGCACCCTGCAGCAGCACGACCTCGTCGACGAGTACCGGCTGCTCGTCAATCCCCTCATCCTCGGCACCGGCAAGCGACTCTTCAGCGAGGGCGCCGCCCCCTCCGCCTGGACGCTCACGGAATCCCGCCCCACCGGCGTGGGTGTGCAGTACTGCACCTACGAACGCGCCGGGAAGCCCGAGTACGGATCCTTCATGCTCGACGAGCAGGGGTGA
- a CDS encoding MOSC domain-containing protein, producing MKLLTVNLGRPKAVEYATGPSGTTGIFKEPADGPVRVADPGPPGRGASGVAGDAVCDLSRHGGNDQAVYAFAREDLDFWERELGRPLPNGAFGENLTTSGLDVNGARIGERWRIGPDVVLEATSGRISCLTFQRRMGEEGWVRRFTRHAATGAYLRVIVPGEIRAGDPIEIVHRPDHRVTVAMAFRAVTLERQLLPEVLAAGEALHTEVQRVAREYVTALKERAQNGT from the coding sequence ATGAAGCTGCTGACCGTGAACCTGGGCAGGCCCAAGGCCGTGGAGTACGCCACCGGCCCGAGCGGCACCACCGGGATCTTCAAGGAGCCCGCCGACGGTCCGGTCCGGGTGGCGGATCCGGGCCCACCGGGACGGGGAGCGAGTGGCGTGGCCGGTGACGCGGTCTGCGACCTGAGTCGTCATGGCGGCAACGACCAAGCGGTGTACGCCTTCGCCCGGGAGGACCTGGACTTCTGGGAGCGCGAGCTGGGACGGCCGCTGCCCAATGGCGCGTTCGGGGAGAACCTCACCACGTCCGGCCTGGACGTCAACGGCGCCAGGATCGGCGAGCGCTGGCGGATCGGTCCCGATGTGGTGCTGGAGGCCACCAGTGGACGGATTTCCTGCCTCACCTTCCAGCGCCGGATGGGCGAGGAGGGCTGGGTCAGGCGCTTCACCCGGCATGCCGCCACCGGGGCCTATCTGCGGGTGATCGTCCCCGGCGAGATCCGCGCCGGCGATCCCATCGAGATCGTGCACCGGCCGGATCACCGGGTGACAGTGGCCATGGCCTTCCGGGCGGTCACCTTGGAAAGGCAGCTGCTGCCCGAGGTCCTGGCCGCGGGCGAGGCCCTGCATACCGAGGTACAGCGAGTGGCACGTGAGTATGTCACCGCGCTCAAAGAGCGTGCGCAGAACGGGACTTGA
- the tap gene encoding telomere-associated protein Tap — translation MSKENELFSAVDALLEQVAQDDLPGPAERKRLREAAGLSQAQIATALNARREAVGNWEAGRTEPRPPKRAAYARLLEGLAARFPAPDTAAPAPTEPLAAPTAPEPEAVPDAPEAGNASTGRGDEPDAMTAPASTNRSVPTMAKAPAARSASTKPSTSSPRPAAKKATHKLAAAPVAVDDRFANGPLGVLDGDGSLYCVGGLVLDCPAKTVPALVDWTLSEGQLGAPRLHPSGKDADPLIVLTAAAAERLGLPERLEDRRGLRLPEDHQVVKQLARAKWQLTKRGFGPWARIYRPAEGGRRQCVQLAVLPWGALDSRSWGSTDELEPADIARVLGTYASRVITPRGSTAVSGLEAMTALRPPTRAVKDEKTGSWVSGPMPGSLTEPVDPAPAEAPDEHPVVAALYPRAHQRTPSEVLDEEAYEWIRDPQLLTDAECTRSYAVGIDVNTAFLAAANRLVVGLSAPVHVRAPAFDKKTPGAWLVDLSGIELDPRLPSPFTPHGTRPEGPAWYATPTVAYAQELIDTYRLPARIRPLEAWIRTESGPYLDPWYKRIGEAYKATMADLGVTSDLPEPEFLEAMARHKQEDPALAAVLSAVKSTVKGGIGKLRERPKSIKHQYGERWPALERPTWRPDIRAAVISAARVNMHRKILKTALATQQAPAPSGNLMLSQDALLPIALLSDCAVYLSDGPGPLDFLPHTADGKPAPGSFRLGVSPGMVKHEGTQELLWAVQMLDEGHNPARHIKGTDAALDGE, via the coding sequence GTGTCCAAGGAGAACGAGCTGTTCAGTGCTGTCGATGCGCTGCTGGAGCAGGTTGCACAGGATGACCTGCCGGGTCCTGCTGAGCGCAAGAGGCTGCGTGAGGCGGCGGGGCTGAGTCAGGCTCAGATCGCCACCGCGCTCAACGCCCGGCGTGAGGCGGTGGGCAACTGGGAGGCCGGCCGGACCGAGCCGCGGCCCCCGAAGCGCGCCGCCTACGCCCGGCTTCTGGAGGGCCTCGCCGCCCGCTTCCCTGCTCCCGACACCGCCGCCCCGGCGCCGACCGAGCCCCTGGCCGCGCCCACCGCCCCGGAGCCGGAGGCCGTGCCCGATGCCCCGGAAGCGGGGAACGCGTCCACGGGCCGGGGCGATGAGCCTGATGCCATGACTGCTCCGGCGAGCACGAACCGCTCCGTTCCGACCATGGCGAAGGCGCCGGCCGCCCGTTCGGCGAGCACCAAGCCCTCGACGTCGTCGCCGCGCCCGGCCGCGAAGAAGGCCACCCACAAGCTCGCCGCGGCGCCGGTCGCTGTCGACGACCGGTTCGCGAACGGCCCGCTGGGCGTATTGGACGGCGACGGCTCGCTGTACTGCGTCGGCGGCCTGGTGCTGGACTGCCCTGCCAAGACGGTCCCGGCCCTGGTCGACTGGACCTTGTCGGAGGGGCAGTTGGGCGCGCCCCGGCTGCACCCGTCGGGCAAGGACGCCGACCCACTGATCGTGCTCACCGCTGCGGCCGCCGAGCGCCTCGGGCTGCCGGAGCGCTTGGAGGACCGGCGGGGGCTGCGGCTGCCGGAGGACCACCAGGTCGTCAAGCAGCTCGCCCGCGCGAAGTGGCAGCTGACCAAGCGCGGGTTCGGGCCGTGGGCCCGCATCTACCGGCCAGCCGAGGGTGGCAGGCGCCAGTGCGTACAGCTCGCGGTGCTGCCCTGGGGGGCGCTCGATTCCCGTTCGTGGGGGAGTACTGACGAGCTGGAGCCTGCCGACATCGCCCGCGTGCTCGGCACCTACGCCTCGCGCGTCATCACCCCGCGCGGTTCGACCGCCGTCTCCGGCCTGGAGGCGATGACCGCGCTGCGCCCGCCGACCCGCGCGGTCAAGGACGAGAAGACCGGCAGCTGGGTGTCCGGCCCGATGCCCGGTTCGCTGACCGAGCCGGTCGACCCGGCTCCGGCAGAGGCCCCGGACGAGCACCCGGTCGTCGCCGCCCTCTACCCCCGCGCCCACCAGCGCACCCCGTCCGAGGTCCTGGACGAGGAGGCGTACGAGTGGATCCGTGACCCGCAGCTGCTCACCGACGCCGAGTGCACCCGCAGCTACGCGGTCGGCATCGACGTCAACACCGCCTTCCTCGCCGCCGCCAACCGCCTGGTCGTCGGCCTCTCAGCGCCGGTCCACGTCAGGGCGCCGGCCTTCGACAAGAAGACGCCGGGCGCGTGGCTGGTGGACCTGTCCGGCATCGAGCTCGACCCGCGTCTGCCGTCGCCGTTCACCCCGCACGGCACCCGGCCCGAGGGCCCGGCCTGGTATGCCACGCCCACCGTCGCCTACGCCCAGGAGCTCATCGACACCTACCGCCTGCCGGCCCGGATCCGGCCGCTGGAGGCGTGGATCCGCACCGAGTCCGGCCCGTATCTGGACCCCTGGTACAAGCGCATCGGCGAGGCGTACAAGGCGACCATGGCCGATCTCGGGGTCACCTCCGATCTGCCGGAGCCCGAGTTCCTGGAAGCCATGGCCCGCCACAAGCAGGAGGACCCGGCGCTCGCCGCAGTGCTCTCCGCCGTCAAGTCGACGGTCAAGGGCGGTATCGGCAAGCTCCGCGAGCGGCCCAAGAGCATCAAGCACCAGTACGGCGAGCGGTGGCCGGCACTGGAGCGCCCGACCTGGCGCCCCGACATCCGCGCCGCCGTCATCTCCGCCGCCCGGGTCAACATGCACCGCAAGATCCTCAAGACGGCGCTGGCCACCCAGCAGGCTCCGGCACCGTCAGGGAACCTGATGCTCAGCCAGGACGCCCTGCTCCCCATCGCGCTGCTGTCCGACTGCGCCGTGTACCTCTCCGACGGCCCCGGCCCGCTGGATTTCCTGCCGCACACCGCGGACGGCAAGCCGGCCCCCGGCAGCTTCCGGCTCGGCGTCTCGCCCGGGATGGTCAAGCACGAGGGCACCCAGGAGCTGCTGTGGGCCGTGCAGATGCTCGATGAAGGCCACAACCCCGCCCGCCACATCAAGGGCACCGACGCCGCACTCGACGGAGAGTAG
- a CDS encoding phosphotransferase enzyme family protein, which yields MTHEEEQPLTGGNVSDGVVRVGDTVRRPAGPWTPAVHALLTHLYEGGFRAAPRPLGIDDQGREVLTFVPGSVVWPDRFSLLEPAERLALVARLIREFHDAVQDFTPPPDPQWQVLLPAEGSEIIAHQDLAPWNLVVGEDDEWAFIDWDTAAPGSRLWDVAYAVHGFIPLSAHPGRQRTDAGERLRTFADAYGLDEAERRQLVPLLGRRTRAMHDFLRDQTALGKQPWATLWAEGHGDVWRSDAAYIEQREEQWASVLLGS from the coding sequence GTGACGCACGAGGAAGAGCAGCCGTTGACCGGTGGGAACGTCAGCGATGGCGTCGTCCGTGTCGGGGATACCGTCCGCCGTCCCGCCGGGCCGTGGACCCCTGCGGTGCACGCGCTGCTCACGCATCTGTATGAGGGGGGTTTCCGTGCTGCTCCTCGCCCCCTCGGCATCGACGATCAGGGCCGTGAGGTGCTGACCTTCGTGCCGGGCAGCGTGGTCTGGCCCGACCGGTTCTCCCTGCTGGAGCCCGCTGAGCGGCTGGCCCTCGTGGCACGTCTCATCAGGGAATTCCACGATGCGGTGCAGGACTTCACCCCACCACCCGACCCGCAGTGGCAGGTGCTCCTCCCCGCCGAGGGAAGCGAGATCATTGCCCATCAGGACCTGGCCCCATGGAATCTCGTGGTCGGCGAGGACGACGAGTGGGCCTTCATCGACTGGGACACGGCCGCCCCGGGATCCCGGCTGTGGGATGTCGCGTATGCCGTGCACGGCTTCATCCCGCTGTCGGCGCATCCCGGCCGGCAGCGCACCGATGCCGGAGAGCGGCTGCGGACCTTCGCCGACGCCTATGGACTCGACGAGGCCGAGCGGCGTCAGCTGGTCCCCCTGCTGGGGCGTCGCACGCGCGCCATGCATGACTTCCTGCGGGATCAGACCGCTCTGGGCAAGCAGCCCTGGGCGACCCTGTGGGCGGAGGGTCACGGCGATGTGTGGCGAAGTGACGCCGCATACATCGAGCAGCGTGAAGAACAGTGGGCGAGTGTGCTGCTTGGCAGTTGA
- a CDS encoding erythromycin esterase family protein produces the protein MPVQSSSRTVLADWFREHSTTLTTLDPQQPLDDLEALREIVGDARVVAIGEGAHFVEEFSCARQRVLRYLAERCGFTVFAFEFGFSEAFPLDRWLQGDGEDGDLAKVSRAAAEWGASDLMHWLRRHNRTSGYPLRFAGIDVPEAGGTLRPALEPVADYLHEVDPDALRLVDTALEVSDRFLKGSGSGAAAAPKWAGLEAAEQNELTAVLARLLLRLRAAEPLYVSRSSQRHFDIARRSVEAACHTDYMFQAMNALLSGRGLAADLSVREIYMAESVRWHLDHAEPGTRIVLAAHNSHIHKTTLEFDGGLTALTMGQHLHRMLGEDYRTVAFVHTADHVPEMYPDQSAAVGFTLAEAHLQPAEPGSVEAALTDAGLADRITLTDLRDAPRDTQGAPLLNSIRSQSSALSTPVPEAFDALLAVPTVTRDRTVRF, from the coding sequence ATGCCTGTTCAGTCTTCTTCCCGAACCGTGCTTGCCGATTGGTTCCGCGAGCACTCCACCACCCTGACCACCCTTGATCCGCAGCAGCCCCTCGACGACCTCGAAGCGCTCAGGGAGATCGTCGGCGATGCCCGTGTGGTCGCGATCGGTGAGGGCGCCCACTTCGTCGAAGAGTTCTCGTGTGCTCGCCAGCGGGTGCTGCGCTATCTCGCCGAACGCTGCGGATTCACCGTATTCGCCTTCGAGTTCGGCTTCAGCGAAGCCTTCCCGCTCGACAGGTGGCTGCAGGGCGACGGAGAGGACGGCGACCTCGCGAAGGTGAGCCGAGCCGCCGCCGAGTGGGGCGCTTCGGACCTCATGCACTGGCTACGCCGCCACAACCGCACCAGCGGGTATCCGTTGCGCTTCGCCGGCATCGACGTTCCGGAAGCCGGCGGCACACTGCGGCCTGCCCTGGAGCCGGTGGCCGACTACCTGCATGAGGTCGACCCCGACGCGCTCCGCCTCGTCGATACGGCCCTGGAGGTAAGCGACCGGTTCCTCAAGGGCAGCGGCTCCGGCGCTGCGGCCGCGCCCAAGTGGGCAGGTCTGGAGGCCGCCGAGCAGAACGAGCTGACCGCCGTACTGGCGCGGCTGTTGCTGCGGCTGCGCGCCGCCGAACCGCTCTACGTCTCCCGTAGCAGCCAGCGCCACTTCGATATCGCCCGGCGCAGCGTGGAAGCGGCCTGTCACACCGACTACATGTTCCAGGCCATGAACGCCCTGCTGTCCGGCCGGGGCCTGGCGGCGGACCTGTCGGTCCGGGAGATCTACATGGCCGAATCGGTGCGCTGGCATCTGGATCACGCCGAACCGGGGACCCGCATCGTCCTCGCCGCGCACAACAGTCACATCCACAAGACGACGCTTGAGTTCGACGGCGGCCTCACCGCACTGACCATGGGCCAGCACCTGCACCGGATGCTGGGCGAGGACTACCGCACAGTGGCCTTCGTCCATACCGCCGACCATGTGCCGGAGATGTACCCCGACCAGAGCGCCGCGGTCGGCTTCACCCTCGCCGAAGCCCACCTTCAGCCGGCCGAGCCCGGCAGTGTCGAGGCGGCCCTCACCGACGCGGGCCTCGCCGACCGGATCACGTTGACCGACCTGCGCGACGCACCGCGCGACACCCAGGGGGCACCGCTGCTCAACAGCATCCGGAGCCAGAGCTCCGCCCTGAGCACCCCGGTCCCTGAGGCGTTCGATGCCTTGCTCGCCGTTCCGACGGTCACCCGGGACCGCACCGTGCGCTTCTGA
- a CDS encoding M6 family metalloprotease domain-containing protein translates to MSALPTRLRPLAAAFALVTCLATPATSTAAARPNSSAPAADCALPGKTGWTDEGHDTDGTRFQRPGGTHRVLTLFVDFPDARATDSTDAYATHLAPAADWMRRASYGRSRLALSSLHRWIRMPADSTSYGFERDLTFEAHEKYLRDAITAADPHADFSRYDMVYVVPTKAAAAITFSPTYLYDPATPGVTADGRRIKWAVTFGQDMWRWGHKVAAHETGHTFGLPDLYSFTGSTHRYAGGWDVMGDIAGAAPQYLGWHSWKLGWTRDHQVACLPGTGRRAVRLSPVERPGGTKLAVLRTGQTTAYVAESRRPEGNDQHACSTGVLLYKVDSATPTGEGPVRILNAHPATTPPTGCTQLDMAAYTPGQTFTDPDTGVRIDVLTGDTGGDTVRLSKG, encoded by the coding sequence ATGTCCGCCCTGCCGACCCGCCTGCGGCCCCTCGCCGCGGCCTTCGCCCTCGTCACCTGTCTCGCCACCCCGGCCACCTCGACCGCCGCTGCCCGGCCCAACTCATCCGCCCCTGCCGCTGATTGCGCCCTCCCCGGCAAGACCGGCTGGACGGACGAGGGCCACGACACCGACGGAACCCGCTTCCAGCGCCCCGGCGGCACCCACCGCGTCCTGACCCTGTTCGTGGACTTCCCCGACGCCCGGGCCACCGACTCCACGGACGCGTACGCCACCCACCTCGCCCCGGCCGCCGACTGGATGCGCCGGGCCAGCTACGGCCGCTCCCGGCTCGCCCTCAGCTCGTTGCACCGCTGGATCAGGATGCCCGCGGACTCCACCTCGTACGGCTTCGAGCGGGACCTCACCTTCGAGGCCCACGAGAAGTACCTGCGCGATGCGATCACCGCCGCCGACCCCCACGCGGACTTTTCCCGGTACGACATGGTCTACGTCGTCCCCACGAAGGCGGCGGCCGCGATCACCTTCTCCCCGACCTACCTCTACGACCCGGCCACACCCGGCGTCACCGCCGACGGCCGCCGCATCAAGTGGGCCGTCACCTTCGGGCAGGACATGTGGCGCTGGGGACACAAGGTCGCCGCCCACGAGACCGGTCACACCTTCGGCCTCCCCGACCTGTATTCCTTCACCGGCTCCACCCACCGGTACGCCGGCGGCTGGGACGTCATGGGCGACATCGCGGGAGCCGCCCCGCAGTACCTCGGCTGGCACTCGTGGAAGCTCGGCTGGACCCGCGACCACCAGGTCGCCTGCCTGCCGGGGACCGGGCGCCGTGCGGTACGGCTGTCCCCGGTGGAGCGCCCCGGCGGCACCAAGCTCGCCGTCCTGCGCACCGGCCAGACCACGGCGTACGTCGCCGAATCCCGCCGCCCCGAGGGCAACGATCAGCATGCCTGCTCCACCGGCGTCCTCCTCTACAAGGTCGATTCCGCCACCCCGACCGGCGAGGGCCCCGTCAGGATCCTCAACGCCCACCCGGCCACCACCCCGCCCACCGGCTGCACCCAGCTGGACATGGCCGCCTACACGCCCGGCCAGACCTTCACCGACCCGGACACCGGAGTCCGGATCGATGTCCTCACGGGCGACACGGGAGGGGACACGGTGCGTCTGAGCAAGGGGTGA
- a CDS encoding VOC family protein — MPAPNLFLIYVRNAEAATAFYSDLFEIEPTFTSPHYVAFEVAPGVLFALWTGGSEHAVPTTPRTSEVGLMVPGAASAVDEIFTSWVSKGVHVVEEPYDAVFGRTFVITDPDGNLIRVSPVD, encoded by the coding sequence ATGCCCGCCCCCAACCTGTTCCTGATCTACGTCCGCAACGCCGAGGCCGCTACGGCCTTCTACAGCGACCTGTTCGAGATCGAACCGACCTTCACCAGTCCCCACTACGTTGCTTTCGAGGTAGCCCCCGGCGTCCTGTTCGCGTTGTGGACGGGGGGCAGCGAACACGCGGTCCCGACCACCCCTCGCACGAGCGAAGTCGGGCTGATGGTGCCAGGAGCAGCGTCCGCAGTTGACGAGATCTTCACGAGTTGGGTCTCGAAGGGAGTCCATGTCGTGGAGGAGCCGTACGACGCTGTCTTCGGCCGCACGTTCGTGATCACGGACCCCGACGGCAACCTCATCCGGGTCTCCCCGGTGGACTGA
- a CDS encoding GNAT family N-acetyltransferase produces MNTSVMLHAAATPTAPALVLRPWCLEDVDAVVEAYRDPTLGRWTSSRPENEAGGVEWIQAQQRGWAVGDQLGFAVLEAQSDTTAPQLVGNVVLKDVAPGKPSAEAGYWTLAHARGRGIASRALETLTTWAFETFRAEGLDVMELLHQADNVASCRVAQKSRFEFARTLPAAPPLYPLDSHLHLRHASP; encoded by the coding sequence GTGAACACGTCCGTGATGCTCCACGCGGCCGCAACGCCCACCGCGCCCGCGCTCGTTCTTCGCCCCTGGTGCCTGGAGGACGTCGACGCGGTCGTCGAGGCGTACCGGGACCCCACTCTGGGGCGCTGGACCAGCTCGCGTCCGGAAAACGAGGCCGGAGGAGTGGAGTGGATACAGGCCCAGCAGCGAGGCTGGGCAGTGGGAGACCAGCTCGGCTTCGCCGTCCTGGAAGCCCAATCCGATACCACCGCCCCACAGTTGGTGGGCAACGTCGTGCTCAAGGACGTCGCTCCCGGCAAACCGTCTGCCGAAGCCGGCTACTGGACACTGGCACACGCACGCGGCCGAGGCATCGCCTCCCGTGCGCTGGAGACGCTCACCACCTGGGCCTTCGAGACCTTCCGCGCCGAGGGGCTGGACGTCATGGAACTCCTGCACCAGGCGGACAACGTCGCATCGTGCCGCGTCGCACAAAAGAGCCGCTTCGAGTTCGCACGGACCCTGCCCGCGGCACCGCCGTTGTACCCCCTTGACAGCCATCTGCACCTACGGCACGCGAGTCCATGA
- the tpg gene encoding telomere-protecting terminal protein Tpg: MGILGDSLEKAAAATATRPIPKSAGAQMRFLVKQHKGSTKAVAQLLGVSQRTVERYVKDQIKRPRRELAARMEREVRRRWQPKVRQKAQQRAASTDGITIETRARFGFTAAPGSTDDGRIRLITQHLPPAYAARLFTAQASGATEQQLQNIAAEGLQEIYFKDRGRRADGLLVEFSDIDYVELDF; this comes from the coding sequence GTGGGCATCCTCGGCGACAGCCTGGAGAAGGCAGCGGCCGCCACCGCCACCCGGCCGATCCCGAAGTCGGCCGGTGCGCAGATGCGGTTCCTGGTCAAGCAGCACAAGGGCTCCACCAAGGCCGTCGCGCAGCTCCTGGGCGTCAGCCAGCGCACGGTGGAGCGCTATGTCAAAGACCAGATCAAGCGGCCCCGCCGCGAGCTCGCGGCCCGCATGGAGCGCGAGGTCCGCCGGCGCTGGCAGCCGAAGGTGCGTCAAAAGGCCCAGCAGCGCGCCGCGTCCACCGATGGAATCACCATCGAGACACGCGCGCGGTTCGGATTCACCGCGGCTCCCGGCTCGACGGACGACGGACGGATCCGGCTGATCACCCAGCACCTCCCGCCCGCCTACGCCGCCCGGCTCTTCACCGCCCAGGCCTCCGGCGCCACCGAGCAACAGCTCCAGAACATCGCCGCCGAGGGCCTGCAGGAGATCTACTTCAAGGATCGCGGCCGCCGCGCAGACGGCCTCCTGGTCGAGTTCAGCGACATCGACTATGTGGAGCTCGACTTCTGA
- a CDS encoding zinc-binding dehydrogenase gives MRAFVLRKVGEVGVIEKPVPEPGPNDVVVRTTAALVCTTDVHVMRGVIPVAPDVTLGHEAVGVVHALGSAVEGLTEGQRVAAAGITPCFQCESCQRGFSSQCRGQMLGGARFTNQRDGTLAQYFLVNNAEANLAPIPEELSDHQALYATDMLSTGFVAAEHAELELGETVAIFAQGAVGLSATIGCRLLGAGLIIAVESVPARQELARRFGADLIVDHTRCDPVERILELTDGQGVDAAIEALGAPQTWEAAFRVTKPGGRISNVGYHGEVREPLKIPLEPFGYGMSDKQVYGGFNRGGRGWLRRIFRLMETGKVDPTPMTTHEFSFDEIEQAFRMMALKEGGIIKPLIHFEADSV, from the coding sequence GTGAGAGCTTTTGTTCTCCGGAAGGTCGGCGAGGTCGGCGTCATCGAGAAGCCGGTCCCCGAACCCGGTCCCAATGACGTGGTCGTGCGTACCACCGCGGCCTTGGTGTGCACCACCGATGTGCACGTCATGAGGGGCGTGATTCCGGTTGCTCCGGATGTGACGCTGGGGCACGAGGCGGTCGGTGTCGTCCATGCGCTCGGCTCGGCCGTCGAGGGACTGACCGAAGGCCAGCGCGTCGCGGCTGCCGGGATCACGCCCTGCTTCCAGTGCGAGTCCTGCCAGCGCGGGTTCTCCTCGCAATGCCGCGGACAGATGCTGGGCGGCGCCCGGTTCACCAATCAGCGTGACGGGACCCTGGCCCAGTACTTTCTCGTCAACAACGCCGAGGCCAATCTCGCACCGATTCCTGAAGAGCTCTCCGACCACCAGGCGCTGTACGCCACCGACATGCTCTCCACCGGGTTCGTCGCGGCCGAACACGCGGAACTCGAACTGGGCGAGACCGTCGCGATCTTCGCGCAGGGCGCGGTGGGACTGTCGGCGACGATCGGGTGCCGGCTGCTCGGCGCCGGCCTGATCATTGCCGTCGAGTCGGTTCCCGCCCGTCAGGAACTCGCCCGCCGCTTCGGCGCCGATCTGATCGTCGACCATACCCGGTGCGATCCGGTCGAGCGGATCCTGGAGCTGACGGACGGTCAGGGAGTCGACGCGGCGATCGAGGCGCTCGGCGCTCCCCAGACCTGGGAGGCGGCCTTCCGGGTCACGAAGCCGGGAGGGCGGATTTCCAACGTCGGGTACCACGGTGAGGTGCGAGAGCCGCTGAAGATCCCCCTGGAGCCGTTCGGATACGGCATGTCGGACAAGCAGGTGTACGGCGGGTTCAACCGCGGAGGGCGCGGGTGGCTTCGGCGGATCTTCCGGTTGATGGAGACGGGGAAGGTCGACCCCACACCGATGACCACGCACGAATTCAGCTTCGACGAGATCGAACAGGCCTTCCGGATGATGGCGTTGAAAGAGGGGGGCATCATCAAGCCTCTGATTCACTTCGAGGCGGACAGTGTGTAG
- a CDS encoding helix-turn-helix transcriptional regulator, whose amino-acid sequence MKASRLLHLLLLLQTRQRISTTELAERLEVSRRTVLRDVEALSTAGVPVYAERGRNGGIVLLPGARLNASHLEPPELEVLSVAGLDSGQLERMGLSAVQESAARKIAARQAAAPESPSLLRLADLVLVDSNAWLADSKPAVDVSDLASALRHRRRLRIQYRRSAEKQASARVVDPYGIVAKSGRWYLIADDQGTGRLFALERLSAYEQLDAPAVLRPDETLRTRWAALKERTERPGRVSVTVRLRENGLDLARRILGTRIHDVSDTENGWCTVVVRYPDIESVRQLLQFGDHIEILTPETARKRMSQLAKDLAERHSAPAS is encoded by the coding sequence ATGAAGGCTTCGAGGCTGTTGCACCTCTTGCTGCTCCTGCAGACACGTCAGCGCATCTCCACCACCGAGCTCGCCGAGCGTCTGGAGGTGTCCCGGCGGACTGTGCTGCGGGATGTCGAGGCGCTCTCTACAGCAGGTGTGCCTGTTTATGCCGAACGCGGGCGGAACGGTGGGATCGTTCTGCTCCCCGGTGCACGGCTCAACGCATCCCATCTGGAACCACCAGAGCTGGAGGTCCTCTCCGTGGCTGGTTTGGACAGCGGGCAACTTGAGCGCATGGGCCTGTCTGCGGTGCAGGAGTCGGCCGCGCGCAAGATCGCCGCCCGCCAGGCCGCAGCACCTGAGTCGCCGAGCCTGCTGCGACTGGCGGACCTGGTACTGGTGGACAGCAACGCGTGGCTTGCTGACTCAAAGCCAGCGGTGGACGTATCGGATCTAGCCTCGGCCCTGCGACACCGACGCCGGCTGCGAATCCAGTACCGGCGCAGCGCCGAGAAACAGGCCTCGGCGCGGGTGGTCGACCCGTACGGGATCGTGGCGAAATCAGGCCGCTGGTATCTCATCGCCGACGACCAGGGGACCGGTCGGCTGTTCGCTCTGGAACGGCTCTCGGCCTACGAACAACTCGACGCGCCAGCTGTTCTCCGACCAGATGAGACCCTCCGCACCAGGTGGGCTGCGTTGAAGGAACGCACCGAGAGGCCAGGTCGCGTGAGCGTGACCGTCCGTCTGCGAGAAAATGGCCTCGACCTGGCACGGCGCATCCTCGGCACCCGCATCCACGATGTCTCCGACACGGAAAACGGCTGGTGCACCGTCGTCGTCCGCTACCCCGACATCGAGTCAGTGCGTCAGCTCCTCCAGTTCGGCGACCACATCGAGATACTCACCCCAGAGACAGCCCGCAAACGCATGAGCCAGCTTGCCAAGGACCTGGCTGAAAGACACTCGGCCCCAGCCTCGTGA